Part of the Spinacia oleracea cultivar Varoflay chromosome 5, BTI_SOV_V1, whole genome shotgun sequence genome, catattgAAATGATTGATGAACTTCATTATGTTGAGACGATtgaggaacttggttatgttgaaattgttgatgaactaggttatgttggaagtgcatgtttaatattgttggatggacatgttaagcatatatatttcgttatgagaattatagcatgttggtatggatgattgatgcgaacatgttggttgggaacattagattattatttatatatattgattcagattgattgtttattgttcccttttagcttttcactactttataagggccgaggaccttgtttagtaagttgaaaccttatacccatatagaggggttgatcagtattaaaggaaaggttgaattaattggaataagtcttgtgtgacatctctgtgatcacttgcttaattcaaagataaaagaagttgtgtttacttgttgaatataatatttatgtttgatgagtcataaccaagtattaaaagttaagtcatgtaaagtgaacatgagtagcaatagctttagactgtgcacgtctaaagtgtcggacaatcaggagttggggtcatgggtcgcctatggctttttctggggccggattgatcaccggttctattttattcaaaagtccctcgatatcgcaggtcattggggtttacggagtcgcgcccgtacctcgtcttccttagtgaagaagaagaagtttctagtagacaactcagtccattgactatttcaaataaaataaggttaatgatacaaaggtctagttcagtcaaacatagtcttcaagtcaatatatcttgattatccttgcttatgttttatttagtaccatgttagggttgttcgtttaatagaaccatgttaggattattattgatttagtatgtagtactcagctttgttgattacgtgcttttgcttgtgcatgttgatcatggctatgccttattgatcctgtgatgacccaatcttttgtgagcagtctctaaggatcaataagcattgttcatctgcaggtttgaagatgttgcatcattgggatcgggaatagagagcttgtatttagttctgatttgctaagttaacttgggtttgttaattgggactttaaacttgtcgtactatttatatttccttattttcgttggatgatttttgggattaaacctgtaatcgattatttataaacttaaagttcgttttatgttttccgctgcaaaattctgaataagccgttacgttttcacacgggcgataatgccttgataattctctatgttttatattaaaatgttgttttagaaaagagagaattgtcggggtgttacaaagtggtatctagaagctaaggttttactttaataaattttaggcgcctaactatctgattatttaaaatcaatttcttaaaaatcgagcttctacggattatagtgttcaaaaattggtacttttttttggggggccgatttccttttatcctgtttgaaagtatataatatttcttatttaagttcgaaatcaaattattattaaagttaaagtgatactttcgacatttatatttttcttattatttattattcaaaaaaaaaataaaaaataaaaaaataaaaaaatgagtacgttttttttaaaagaagttcaattttttttagttgtttcaagagttagaattcgttattagaaaatataaatctttttcgaattaataactttattttctaatttattcgctacgcatttccttaatttattttactttatttattttatatttttatttatgttattattctatgttataattttattatattagcgtccttttaccttgttatttaaattattccaatgctttagcttatgagagatgggtagtataagaagggcatataagatagaattatatgtgcattagtagctagtcaacgctagcattagaaattgattgttatgtacgtgcgtgtgctaattgtttaagtgttacatttacatgtgcataaagaattgtttgattccaccaaacttattgatcattgaaccttgtttatgttttggctggaaaatcgttagtgagaccttgaattgtttatttcaggaataaaatgtttctttccaagtataccaacataggatccttcgagaaacttgatatagaaacccctgatatttacgtgaagaaaattgtgtttggatgtgaatattatgctaaagttcaagggcaacctatcttaatgagaaaggatatcatagcagccactatcattaattgcttacctaacaaatttccatacctagaactcaaggaaaagtttaaagacatgcattctgataatggaactccaaacttggctaagtatggaacttgggatggtagatggaaatatgattcagaaattctgaccaccgttattgaagcggcagaaagtgggtttagagacggtaaaatcgtagggagtcatgttggggattcagttacagaagaacctatgggaattagtgtaaataatgacctagaggaaaatgatgtagctgtggagaatgagaatgtaggtgttgaggcagagaatcctaacccaacggctcatgagccaaccattgagatctctagtgattcggatgcagagttcgaaagtgaacaggagatggcaagtgagcctaatcaagatgaagacatgggtgaagatgcaaaccctgaggaagaccccgatgaagaccctgaagaagagttcgatgatcttgagatctaaatttcactccgcaagtttcaggagcaatggataggcaagaggccacaaatattttgaagtcataaatagttaattagctcttttatgttttaaagaataagtagcaaagctacaactgtttaaggtttaagtttattgaagtttgaaatgttctttattattttcaaggatgtaataaacctctatggagttagcaataaaagttaaagtttccaaggaatttttctttattctattttgaggattccataatactccAACCTCTAGATAGTACGACATGGATTAATTGTTTGCATACtcaatgtgaattgtggatcaatttaattgccacaataatgttaaatgatttgagtacataaaggaagtggggtccaatctagaccctcatgaccaatatgattcaaaatgttatgccttatgtgcagtATGAGAAcgtctttcgtgaattattgagtaTGATTATTTCTCAATGATGATTGCATCTTGTAGATGATTGTTGCACCTttgtaaacgattgtcgtgccttcataaatgatgtgtattatgTGAACATTtttggttgaggcgatctttatggtcaattcaagtattaaattgt contains:
- the LOC130461112 gene encoding uncharacterized protein, whose translation is MFLSKYTNIGSFEKLDIETPDIYVKKIVFGCEYYAKVQGQPILMRKDIIAATIINCLPNKFPYLELKEKFKDMHSDNGTPNLAKYGTWDGRWKYDSEILTTVIEAAESGFRDGKIVGSHVGDSVTEEPMGISVNNDLEENDVAVENENVGVEAENPNPTAHEPTIEISSDSDAEFESEQEMASEPNQDEDMGEDANPEEDPDEDPEEEFDDLEI